The following DNA comes from Arthrobacter sp. SLBN-83.
ACGGCGGGCAGCCGGGTGCGTCAGCCGTTCCGGGCCTGGCGGACCACTTCGCCCCACGACTGGCGGGCGAGTTCCTGGACTGAGGCAAGGATGGCCGACGGCGGCTGGCTAAGGTCCAACGGGAACTCCACGATGTCGATGTCGGTGTTCAGGATGCGGCGAAGTTTCACTTCGCCCTTCCCTGCGTAGACCAGCCAGGCGGTGGGCACGGCGAGCGCGGTGGAGTGGGCCAGCATCTGGTAGTGGTCGGCGGTAAGGGAGGCACCGGCATCCGAGGCGGCCCGGTACTTGGCGTTGTAGGCCACCACGGGGCGCCCGCCCAGCAGGTGCACAGCATCCGGGCGGACCGACAGGCGGTCGGAATCCCGCACGGCCTCGCTGAGGAGGGCGTTGTACCGGAGCCTAAGCTCGCCCGGATAGGCAGCCATGGCGCCGCGCAGTGCGGTTCCCACGAAGTCTTCGAACACCTGCGCCATGTCCACCACGAACGAGGCCGTCTGCTGCCTGCCTTCGCCGGCTTCGGCGGATGCGTTGCGCAGGATCAGCTCCGCCAGGCGCAGTACAGCGTGGTAGCGCAGGTTCATCCTGGTGGGCTTCCACGGCGGCACCGGGGCGCCAGCTGGAAGGCGCGTGACGCCGTCGAGCTTTCCCTTCAGTTGGCGCAGCCGGCCCAGCACTTCGGGCCGCACCCCCGGCACCTGCCCCATCCGTTCAAGTGCGGCGCGCAGGATGCGGTTTTCGGCGATGTCCTCGGTGAACTCGTCGTAGGAGACCTCCAGGGGAACCAGCATGCCAGGGCGGCGGGAGATCTGGTCCGAAATCCTAATTCGCCCCTTCACGGTGCGCAGGGACTCGTCCACAGTGAGGTAGCCCTGCAGGACGCCGCGGCCCAGGGCCCGTTCGGCAAGCTGTGCCAGTGACTCGGCCAGCGCGCTCCACAGGTCTAGGTCCTCGCTGGCCGCCACGAGCTCCGGCCGGAAGCCCTGCTCCCCCGCGTAGCTGAGCAGGAACAGGAGCCGGCTCAGTCCCAGCCGGTCCTTGGGCCGGACGTCCAGCTGGACGGTGGCTGTCCGCACCGACCCCACCTTGCCCACCGGCTCGATCCGGTACAGCCCCATACCCATCGGGGACGCTTTAGCCAGGCCGCTGGAGTTCAGGACGGAAGCGCTGGGTGCGTCCAGCCGCTCCACCAGGCCGCTGGACAGCTCGTCGAGGACCAAATGCCGCATCCGGCCGTTTGAAGAGCCCGGCGCCCGCGGGTCAGCGCGCTGCAATGCGTCCCAGCAGCTGGTCCAGCCCGAAGCGCTCCTCCAGCTGCGCGCGCGTGAGTTGGCCGTGGTAGTGCTCCTCCAGCAGCGGCATGAGCTCGTACTTCCAGATCCGGCGCAGCCCGGCGGAGGTCTGGGCTGCGGGCTTCATGAAGTAGGACGGGCCGATCATCAGGTCCCGGTCCCACTCATCGATGGCCCCGTTCAGAGCGTCCAGCAGCAGAGCCGGCGTGGGATCAAGCTGGCGTGCCTGCAGGAACCGGGCCAGGGAACCCTTGACCGGTTCGGTCTGCGGGTGCAGTTCGATGAAGGAGAACCGGCGGCGGATGGCGGCGTCCATCATGGCAATCGACCTGTCCGCCGTGTTCATGGTCCCGATGATGTACAGGTTGTCCGGCAAGGTGAATGGCTCGTTGGGGCTGTACTGCAGGTAGATCCGGTCGTCCCGGTACTCCAGCAGGAAGTACAGCTCGCCGAACACCTTGGCCAGGTTGGCGCGGTTCATCTCATCGATGATGAGGAAGTACGGCTTCTTCTCGTTCCCGGGCTTGGCCGCTTCCTCCGCGAGGCGCCGCAGCGGCCCGGCCACCAGTTTGAAGGACACCTGCCCGTCGTCGGTCTTGTCCGGCCGGTAGCCCTCGAAGAAGTCCTCGTAGGCGTAGGACGGATGGAACTGGACCAGCTTTACGCGCTCGTCCGTGGTGTCGTCCGCCAGTTCGGCCGCCAGGTGCTTGGCCAGGTAGGTCTTGCCGGTGCCCGGCGGGCCGTAGAGGACCAGCTGGCGGTTTTCCTCCAGCAGGTCAGCGATCTCCTGCAGCGGTTCCAGCTCCATGTGCAGCGAGGCGGCGAATTCCTGCGTCAGCGGGCGGAAGCCCTCCTGGGCAGGGAGGACGACGGCGGCACCGTCGGCATCGCCGTCAGGCTCGGTTTCCGCCTCGGCAGGGAGCAGCGCCTGCAGCGCCTGCACCACGCGGGTGGCGTCCACCACGATGCCGGGGGTGGCAAGCTGCCGCTGGACGTGCCGGGGAAGGCTGGTGGTGGTGTGCCCATCGTCGAACCAGCGCACCTTGCGCCGCAGCCGGCGGTTGTCATCGTTGTACTCGGGCTCCCCCAGGACGCCGCCAAGGCGCACGGTTCCGGCGTGCTGGTAGAGCACCAGGTCACCGGGCTTCATGACGGTGAGGAAGGCAAACACCGCGGTCTTGGTGTCCTCGCGTTCCACGTAGCCCAGGTGCTTGTAGTCCTCATCCACCGCGTGCTGCACCACGCCGGCGGTAACGCCTGGCTCTAGCAGGCGGAGGTGTTCGACGTCGAGCGTCACCTTCTCCTCGCCGTGCCAGGCAGTGAGCAGCTCGGCGTTGTCGCTGTGCGTCCGGAGCAGCCAGGCACGCCTCCCGGGGTCGCCCACTTTCCGCCACTGGCTGACCAGCTGGCGGGAGTACCAGTCGATGCGCTGGCCGGCCTGTTCGTCCAAGTGCAGCCGGATGCGGTGGATATCCGCGGTGACGTCTTCTTCGCTGTCTCCCTTGGCCCCGCCCACGAGGGAGGCGAAGGCGTCCCGGATCTCCTGGCGTTCCACGTCCGCCACCACGGGCTCGAAATAGCTGGGCCAGGCCAGGAACTCGATGCTGCGGCGGATGGCCGGCTGGTCGTCGGGGGTCGATGCGGCGAGGCGGTGGAACTGCAGCGGGTCCTTGATGGCTGCCTGCACTACGCTGGCCGGCCGCTGGGCGACGTTGCGGACGAACCGGCACAGCCATTTGAGGTGGTCCCAGATGGTCCAGTTGAATTCAGCGGTGCGATCGCGGATGACGCCGTGGTCCGTCATGCCGGCGTACAGCTCTTCGGGCAGTTCCAGCGGCGGCTCGAGCCAGCCCGCGGCCTCCGCCACCCGGGCACGCTTGACCTTCAGCGACTTCACCTCGTGCGCCAGCGGCAGGGACTGCAGGAAGAGCAGTTCCACGGCCAGCTGCTTGGCCCCGCGGGTGGCACCCTCCAGGTTTTCGCGGAGGTTGGTCATCATGGGAGCCTTGGAGTCAGCGATGCCCCGTTCCAGCCGGTCGAGCAGCTCAGCGGCGGCCGGAACGGACCACGTCCGGGTGCGGCCGTCTAGGGGTGACGCCTTGCCCTGCAGACCCGGCCCCAGTACGAACCACGCTGCATCCTCAATCTCCTTGGAGATGCCGAGGGCGCGGGTCATGGCAGCAGTGGCAGTGGGGGTCATGCCCACAAATTTACAGGGTCAAGCTGGGCGCCCGCTCCACGCCGGCTGAACTCCCGGACCGCCAGGGCCTGTTACTTGGCGGTGGCAGGCCGCTTCCTGCCGAAGATGAAGTACCCCATGGGCCCGATGAAGTTGACGAAGGACGCTGCCCGCCACGCAGCCTTCGGCCCGTTGATCAGCTCAGCAGGCCTGCGCGAGATATCGCGCTGGGCGGCAACCAGCAGGGACACCTGCATGATCGCAGTGACGATGGTACCCACCTTGCCGGCCGGGGACATCTCCTTCCAGGTCTTCTTCTTCCTGCCACCATGCATCTTGTTCCTGCGGCTCATCTCGTGCGCCTTCTTGTTCAGGGCCTTCTTGTTCCGTGCCATCAGGCTTCCTTTCGCTGTGGATCGTGGTTCCAGCCGGGAGTTTGCAGTCAGGTTCTACAGTCCTGTGTTACGTGCAGCCCTGACCAGAGTCTTAGTGCCTGTAGGGGGCCATCCGCTCCTTTTGCTCCTGCGTGAGCCGTTGCACCCGGCCCGACGCCTCGTCCACGAAGGCGAGGTGGCTGCTCGCCTTCACGCAGTCCTCCCCGGTGACGGGGTCCTGGACCACGTAGTGGATGTCAAAGCTCGCTCCCTTGACGGCGCCGATCCAGACCTGGACCACGGCCGGAACGTTGCGGTACTCCAGGGTCCTGACGTAGCGGATCTTGTGGTCAACAATCAAGGCAAGCGTGCCCTCGGGGACGTCGTTGAACAACGACACCGGGGGCTCGATGCCAGGCAGGCCCGCCCCCCGCGGTGGCCCGAAAGCTGCGATCCGCGCTTCCTCCAGCATTCGCACGATCTGGACGTTGTTGATGTGGCCGTAGGCGTCCATGTCGCCCCAGCGCATCGGTACCTGGACCTCGATGCGCTGGCCACCGTGCGCGCTCAGCTGCGCACCGCCGTCGAATCATCCACTGCCGTTTCCCCGGCGTCCGCACCCGCGAACTGCGACATGTAAAGGCGGTGGTAGGCCCCGCCTGCGGCGAGCAGCACCTGGTGGTTGCCCTGTTCCACGATTTGTCCGTTTTCCATGACCAGGATCGTATCGGCATCGCGGATGGTCGAAAGCCGGTGTGCGATCACAAAGCTGGTCCGGTCCGAACGCAGCGCCGCCATGGCCTTTTGCACCAGCAGCTCGGTGCGGGTATCCACGGAGCTGGTGGCCTCATCAAGGATCAGCAGCGAGGGGTTGGCCACGAAGGCGCGGGCGATGGTGATCAGCTGCTTTTCACCGGCGCTGACGTTGTTGCCTTCTTCGTCGATCACGGTGTCGTAGCCCTCCGGCAGGGCACGGACGAAGCGGTCCACGAAGGTGGCCTTGGCAGCTGCGATCACCTGGTCCTCGGTGGCGTTGAGGTTGCCGTAGCGGATGTTGTCGTAGATGGACCCGCCAAAGAGCCATGCGTCCTGAAGCACCATGCCCACCTTGGAGCGCAGCTCGGAGCGGCTCAGGTGGGTGACATCCACGCCGTCCAGCATTATGGAGCCCGAGTTGAGCTCGTAGAAGCGCATCACCAGGTTCACCAGGGTGGTCTTGCCGGCTCCCGTGGGTCCGACGATGGCCACGGTATTGCCAGGCTCTGCCGTGAAGGACAGATTCTCGATGAGCGGCTTGTCCGGGGTGTAGCTGAAGGTGACGTTCCGGAAGTCCACGTGGCCGTCCGTCTTGGCCGGAAGGTGTTCGATGGCGGTTTCGGCGTCCTGTTCATCGGCGTCGAGGAACTCGAAAACGCGCTCCGAGGACGCCACGCCGGACTGAAGCATGTTGGCCATGCCCGCCATCTGGCCCAGCGGCTGGGTGAACTCGCGGGAGTACTGGATGAACGCGGTGGCGTCACCCAGTGACATGGCGCCGGATGCCACGCGGAGGCCACCCACCACCGCGATGCCCACGTAGCTGAGGTAGGACACGAACTGCATGACGGGGAAGATGATCCCGGAGACGAACTGCGCGCCGAAGCTTGCCTTGTAGAGTGCCTCGTTGCGTTCCTCGAACCGTGCCAGCATGTCGGCGTCGCGGCCGAAGACGCGGACCAGGTCATGCCCGGAGAAGGACTCCTCGATCTGGCCGTTCAGCGATCCGGTGTTCTTCCACTGGGCGGCGAAGAGTTTCTGGCTCCGGGCTCCGATCAGGCCTGCTGCCACCCCGGACAACGGGAGGGCGATCAGGGCGATCAAGGCAAGCTGCCAGGAGACGATGAACATCATGATCACGATGCCCAGCACGGTCAGCACGGAATTGACCAGCTGCGCGAACGCCTGCTGGAGGGCCTGCTGGATGTTGTCGACGTCGTTGGTCACCCGCGACAGCACGTCGCCGCGCTGCCGCGTATCGAAGTAGTTCAACGGCAGGCGGTTCAGCTTGTTCTCGGTGTCGTCACGCAGGCGGCGGATAACCTTCATGACGATACGGTTCAGGACGTAGCCCTGCAGCCACATGAAGATATTCGCCACGAAGTACATCAGCAGGACGATGGCGATGAGCGTGGTGAGCTTGTCGAAATTGATGCCGGTGCCCGGCACCAGCTCCATGCGGGACACCATGTCGGCGAAGTTGTCCTGGCCCTGCTGGCGCAGCCCGGCTACGAACTGTTCCTTGCTGGCTCCCGCCGGCAGCTGCTTTCCCACCACTCCGGCGAAGATGACGTCCATGGCCTGGCCCAGGATCTTGGGCGCAATGACGTTGAGGACCGCGGAGACCACCACCAGGCCCACCACGGCATAGATGCCCAGGGCTTCCGGCTTCAGCAGGCCCATCAGCCGTTTGGCGGATGGCCAGAAGTGCTCGGCCTTCTTGGCGGGCATACCGCCGAACATGTCCCCGTCCGCCTCGGAGGGGGTGAACTCCTCCTCAAGGAAATCGTCGTCATCTCCGGGCCCCGCGCCGGCAGCCACGGTGGATGCAGGGGCTGTCTCTTCGACAGCGGTGGAGTCTCTCTTGCGGGGGCTCATGCCACTTCCTCCACACTCAGCTGGGATTCGACAATTTCCTGGTAGGTGGGCGAGGTTTCCAGGAGTTCCTCGTGCGTGCCACGGTCCACGATGCGTCCGTTGTCCAGCACCAAAATCTGGTCGGCCTCGGTGATGGTGGAGATCCGCTGGGCCACAATGATGACGGTGGCATCCCTGGTGATGCCCTTCAGGGCGGTACGGAGCCGGGCGTCAGTGGCCACGTCCAGGGCGGAGAACGAGTCGTCAAAGAGGTAGACACGGGGTTTTGTCACGAGCGCGCGTGCTATGCAGAGGCGCTGGCGCTGACCGCCTGAGACGTTGGTGCCGCCCTGGGAAATCCTTGCGTCCAGGCCGTTCTTCTTCTCGCGGACAAAGGACTCACCCTGGGCTACCCGGAGGGCATCCCACAGTTCCTGGTCTGTTGCCTCGGTCTTGCCGAACCGGAGGTTGTGTTCGATGGTGCCTGAGAACAGGTACGGACGCTGCGGCACCAGGGCAACCCTTTTGGTGATCTCGGCGCGGTCCAGCTTGTCCACCGGGACGCCGTCCAGCAGCACCCGTCCTTCCACTGGGTCGTACAGCCGCGGCAGGAGGGACAACAGGGAGGTCTTGCCGGCGCCCGTGGACCCGATGATGGCGATGGTCTGCCCGGGACGTGCCGTGAAGCTTATGTTGCTGAGCACCGGGGACTCGGCGCCCGGGTAGGCGAAGGTGACGTTGCGGTACTCCACCACCCCGGTGAGCGAGGCCGGAGCCTGCGGCTGCTGGGGGTCGTGGATGGAGGGTTCAACGCCGAGCACCTCGCCGATGCGGTCGGCACAGACGGAGGCGCGCGGGATCATCATGGCCATGAAGGTGCCCATCATGACTGCCATCAGGATCTGCAGCAGGTACTGCAGGAACGCGGTGAGCGAGCCCACCTGCATGGCGCCGGCATCAACCCGCTGGCCGCCAAACCAGAGCACCGCTGCCGTGGACAGGTGCAGGATCATGCTGATGGCCGGGAACATCAGGACGAAGAGGGCGCCGATGCGCAGCGAGACGTCGGTGAGTTCCTTGTTGGCCGCGCCGAACCGTTCGGTCTCAAACGGCTCACGCACGAAGGCCCGGACAACGCGGATGCCGATAATCTGCTCGCGCAGCACGGCGTTGATCCGGTCGATCTTCCGCTGCATGGAGCGGAACAGCGGCATGAGCCGGACCACCAGGTAGCCCACCACCACGGCCAGCAGGGGAACGGAAACCCAGACCAGCCAGGACAGGTTGATGTCCTCGCGCAGCGCCATGATGATCCCGCCGATGCACATGATGGGGGTGGCAACCATGAAGTTCAGCCCCATGAGGAGGAGCATCTGCACCTGCTGGACATCGTTGGTGCCCCGGGTGATCAGCGTGGGCGCGCCGAACGCGTTGACATCCTTGGCGGAGAAGCTGGTGACCTTGCGGAACACCGCATGGCGCAGGTCCCGGCCCACCGCCATGGCAGTCCTGGAGCCGAAGTACACGCCGGCGATGGCCGCGGCTACCTGGGCGAAGGCCACCAGGAGCATCACCGCGCCGGTGCGCCAGATGAAATCGGTGTCTCCGCGTGCCACGCCCTGGTCGATGATTTGGGCGTTGAGGCTGGGCAGGTACAGCGCAGCGATGGTGGCCGCGAGCTGGAAAATGACGACAGCCAGGATGTATGGCAAATACGGTTTGGAGTAGCGCCGAATGAGGGTGAGGAGCATGGACTCAACTCTAGTGATGGGCACCGACATTGGGGCCTCTCGACGGCAACTTTTCAACCGTGAAAAGCCTGCTGAAAAGGGCGTAGAGCGGGGCAGCACGCAGGAAAGCCGCAGCCCGCTCCCGGAGGTCTTCCGGGTGCGGGCTGCGGCCTTGAAGTTGCCGTGGCTTTAGCCTCGGCGGGGAAGGGATGCCGTCCCCGCTGCTGTCCCTGGCCTTACTGTCCTTGGCCCGGTTCAGAACCGGCACCGGTGGACGGTGCGTCCAGCGGGGCGGCGGCGCTGTGCCTGCCGTGGCCGGCCAGGTAGAGTGCGGCTGCTGCCTGGATTTTGCGTTCCTTCAGGAACTTGCGCTGCAGCCTGCTGAGCTCTGCCGTGGTGGCGGCCTGCTTGGCTGCCAGCTCCTGCTGGGAACGGTGCTGTTCCTGGACGTCCAGCAGCATGTTGCCCAGTGCTGCCTGCTGGCGGGCCAGCAGGTGCTGGGTTTCCTGCAGCTTCTGCAGGGTGGCGGCGGCACTGGCGATGGCGTCGGCTACCTTCTCCGCCTTGTCTGCGGACGGCAGGTCAAGGCTCTCGGAGCTGAAGTTCCGGGCGAAGACTTCCTCGAAGTCCTCCGTGGCCACCCGGCCGGATGCTGCGGCGGCTGCGGCAGCACCGCCGTCGTACCTTTTGGCGGGGGCGGAGCCTGCCCGTGCTGCACTCCGCGTGGCGATGCCCGCCCCTCCGGGGATGTCCCGGTCCGGGGCCTCGGCGGAGACCACGGGAAGCTGCCCGGTCATGGTGGCGGTCATGCCCGCTTCACCGGCGGCGTTGGCCTCAAGTGCCTTCTCGGGGGCGATGTCCACGGTCTTGCGGAGCGGCACCTCCTTGATGAAGATGACGGCGATCAGCGCAACAACGGCCACCACGGCGGAGATCATGAAGATCGCGGCGGTGGCGTCACCGTAGGCGGCGCGCATGACGTCGGCGATCGGGGCGGGCAGGTCCTTGAGGTCCAGGCTGGCACCGCCGCCGTCGCCCGAAGTCTGGATGCCCAGCTTGGCAAGGCCCTCGGTAGCAAGGTCCTTGACGTGGTTGGACATGACGGCACCCAGGACGGACACGCCGATGGCACCGCCGAAGGAGCGGAAGAAGGCGACGGACGCACTGGCCGAACCGATGTCCGTGGCGCGGACGGTGTTCTGCACCGCAAGGACCAGGTTCTGCATGAGCATGCCCAGGCCGACGCCGAAGACTGCGGTGTAGATGCCGGCCTGCCAGAGTTCGGTGGTGTGGGTCAGGGTTCCGGCCATGGCCAGGCCGCCGATCAGCAGGATGCTGCCGCCAATCAGGAACCGCTTCCACTTGCCGTAGCGGCTGATGAGCTGGCCGGAGACCACCGAACCGACCAGGTTGCCGGCGATCATGGGCAGGGTGAGCAGGCCGGCCTCGGTGGGCGTGGCGCCACGGGCCACCTGGTAGTACTGGCCCAGGAAGGTGGAGGAACCGAACATTGCGATGCCGACAGCCACGGAAGCGACGATGGCCAGGGCGGTGGTGCGCTCGGAGATGATCTTGAGCGGGATGATCGGTGCGGAGACCTTGGACTCCACCAGCACCAGCAGTGCCAGCAGGAGGACGCCGCCGCCCACCATCACCAGGGTCTGCCAGGACCACCAGTCGTAGTAGTCGGGGTTGCCGGCGAAGGAAACCCAGATCAGGAGCAGGCTCACGCCGCTGGTCAGCAGGATGGCACCGAACCAGTCGATCTTGGCGGGGCGCTTGATGTGCGGGACCTTCAGCGTGATCTGGAGCAGGATCAGGGCGACGACGGCGAGCGGCACGCAGACGAAGAACGTCCAGCGCCAGCCAAGTGCGCTGTCCACGATGAAGCCGCCGAGCAGCGGGCCGCCGGCGGTGCCGACAGCCATCACGGCGCCCATGTAGCCGGAGTACTTGCCGCGTTCACGCGGCGGAATGATGGAGCCGATGATGGCTTGGGCCAGGGCGGTGAGGCCACCCATGGCGATGCCCTGGATCACGCGGGCGGTGAGCAGGAACGGGATGCTTTCGGAGAAACCTGCCATGACCGAGCCGGCAACGAAGATCACGATGCTCAGCTGGACCAGGATCTTCTTGTCGAAGAGGTCGGCGAGCTTGCCCCAGATGGGGGTGGTGGCTGCGTTGGCCAGCAGCGCCGCCGTGATGACCCATGCGAAGTCCGTCTGAGTGCCCTTGAGCTCGGACATGATGGTGGGCAGCGCGTTGGCCACGATGGTGCTGCTGAGGATCGCGGTGAAGAAGGCAGCGAGGAGGCCGGTCAGGGCCTCCATGATCTGCCGGTGGTTCATGGGCGCGCCCGGCTCGTGGCGTTTGGATTGCCGCGATTCCTGTTTAGCGGTGCGCTGGCGCTGGCGCTCCTGCTCCTGGTCCGCGGCGGCGGTGACGTTAGCCATTAATGGACTCCTGCGTTTTCTGTTCGTTGGTGGTTCCGGCCGCCCTTGCCCGGATGGAATTCTTCAGGGATGTGGTGAGCTTGTTCAGCATCGCGGCTGTTGCGGCTGCGTCATCCTCGTTCCAGTCGGAGAGGTAGGCCTGCAGGGTTTCCGCCCGGTGCCGCACCAGCTCTGCCAGCTTCTCCTTCCCGCGCGGGGAAAGCGCCAGCAGTTGGGCCCGGCCGTCGTCCGGGTCCTGGGTGCGCACCACCAGGCCCGCGTCCGCAAGCTCGGCCACGTGCCGGCTGAGCACCGGCGGACTGACCCCCAGGCGTTCAGCCAGGTGCGCGGCCCGGGTCTCCCCCTCGCCAATGAACTTGAGCACGCCCTGCAGGGCGATGCCGGTGTCCTGGCCTTTGACGTTAACCATGGTGACGCAGCGCAGCGCGCGCTGGAGGTCATAGATATGGCTGACGAGGTCGGCTGCAGTGGCCGGTGCGACAGACATGATCCTCCCTAAAAGAATTAGTTGCTGCAAGCAACTGTATCAGAAAAAGGTTGCTTAGGGAAACGAAGTTGTGCGCGAGGAAGGTTAAGCAGAAGCTCCCCCACTTCCAGCAGGAAGTGAGGGAGCTCCAGAACGAAAGGGTATGGTCAGTCGCCCAGGTGGGTGGGGCTGAACATCCTCAGGAGGGTTTCAACCACGACGACGTTGGGTCCATCCGCGGCGAATCCCGCCCTGAGCGCCTCCCCCACGTCCTCCGGGGCCACCCGGGTGGCGGGCACGCCGAAGGATTCCGCGAGCTTCACGAAGTCCGGCCGGGCAAGTTCGGTGGCCGTGGCTTTGCCGAACGCACCCACCATGTACTCGCGCAGGATGCCGTAGCCGCCGTCGTCCACGATCAGCCAGGTGACCGGCACGTTGTGCTGCTTAGCGGTGGCAAGCTCGGCGATGGAGTACATGGACGAGCCGTCGCCGGAGACTGCGAGCACCCGGGCAGGCTTGCCGAGCGTTTCCAGTCCAACGGCTGCGCCGATAGCTCCGGGAAAGGCATAGCCCAGGCCGCCGGCGCCCTGAGCAGAGTGGAACTGCCCCTGCCGGGCATCCCAGCAGGACCATCCCCAGTACGCGGCAATGGTCATGTCCCAGAAGGTCTGCATGTCCGCCGGCACGGCTTCGCGGATATCCGCCATGAACTTCAGTTCCTTGGTCAGGTCCTGTGATTCCAGCCGTGCCCGGACCTGGGCGAGTGACTTCGCGACCAGCTCTTCCGGAGTGCTCCCATGCCAGTCCGGCGTCCCGGTCCTGCCGGGGTCGAGCGCCTCATCAATGGCCGCGAGTGCCTGGCCGGCGTCGGCACGGATGCCCAAACCCGGCCGGTTAGACTCCAGCACGCGCGGCTCGGCGTCGATCTGGATGATCCTGCCCCGCGGCTCGAAGGTGAAATAGTTGGAGGTGACTTCGCCCAGGGAGGACCCGATCACCACCAGGACGTCCGCGTCCTCGAGGAGGTCGGTCATGTACCGGTCCTCGATCCAGGACTGCAGCGACAGCTCGTGGTTCCAGGGGAACGCGCCGTTGCCGCCGGGGGTGCAGATCACCGGCGCGCGCAGCTTCTCGGCGATCGAGAGCAGCGACTTCTCCGCTTTGCCGCGACGCGTCCCGCCGCCGGCAATGATGGCCGGGCGTTTTGCTGTTTCCAGCCACTTCACGGCCTCGCGCACCAGCTCAATGCGGGGCGGGTTGTCCGCCGCTTCGGCCAGGGCATCCTCCACCGGCGGGACCATGATCGGGTCCAGCAGCACGTTTTGCGGGATCTCCAGCCACACCGGCCCCTGCGGCGAGGAGATGGCCTCGGTCCAGGCGTCCTGGATGGCGGACGGAATGCCCGACGCATGCTGGATCAGCCGCTGGCTCTTGGTGACGTTGGCCGCGGATGCCTTCTGGTCATCGAGCTGGTGCAGCATGCCCTTGCGCCGCGCACCCAAGCCCTCCAGGGGAATCTGGCTGGCCACTACCACCATGGGCACCCCCGTAGCGTAGGCCTCCTGCAGGCCGGCCAGCGAGGTCAGCGCCCCCGGGCCGGTGGACAGGAACAGCACGCCCACTTCGCCGGTGGCGCGGGAGTATCCGTCCGCGGCAAAGGCACTGTTGTTCTCCACCCGGGAGGAGACAAAGTGCAGGTTGCCGCGGCCCATGGCGTCAAAGAGCCCCAGGGCATGCTGGCCCGGGATGCCGAAAACCGTCTTGGCGCCCAGCGCTTCAAGGGTCTCGACGACGAGGTCCCCGCCGTTGCGAACCCCGCTCCCCCGTGCGGGGACGGGGACGTCCTGTTCTGCCACGGCCCTACTCCTTGGCGGCGGCGGCGAAACCGGCGGGGCGGCGGGCTTCCTGGCCAAGAGCCTGGGCCGCGTATCCGGTGTCCGCACCGAAACGGTTTCCGGGTGCGGCATTGTCCGCCATGAGGGTCACCAGTTCATACGCCACATGACTGGCGGCAACGCCGGTGATCTCGGCGTGGTCGTACGCAGGAGAGACTTCGACGACGTCGGCGCCCACCAGGTTCATGCCGCGGAAGCCCCGGATGATCTCCAGGAGTTCCCGGCTGGTGATGCCGCCGGCCTCGGGGGTGCCGGTACCGGGCGCATGGGCCGGATCCAGGACGTCAATGTCCACCGAGATGTAGAGCGGGCGGCTGCCGATCCGG
Coding sequences within:
- a CDS encoding ABC transporter ATP-binding protein; translated protein: MSPRKRDSTAVEETAPASTVAAGAGPGDDDDFLEEEFTPSEADGDMFGGMPAKKAEHFWPSAKRLMGLLKPEALGIYAVVGLVVVSAVLNVIAPKILGQAMDVIFAGVVGKQLPAGASKEQFVAGLRQQGQDNFADMVSRMELVPGTGINFDKLTTLIAIVLLMYFVANIFMWLQGYVLNRIVMKVIRRLRDDTENKLNRLPLNYFDTRQRGDVLSRVTNDVDNIQQALQQAFAQLVNSVLTVLGIVIMMFIVSWQLALIALIALPLSGVAAGLIGARSQKLFAAQWKNTGSLNGQIEESFSGHDLVRVFGRDADMLARFEERNEALYKASFGAQFVSGIIFPVMQFVSYLSYVGIAVVGGLRVASGAMSLGDATAFIQYSREFTQPLGQMAGMANMLQSGVASSERVFEFLDADEQDAETAIEHLPAKTDGHVDFRNVTFSYTPDKPLIENLSFTAEPGNTVAIVGPTGAGKTTLVNLVMRFYELNSGSIMLDGVDVTHLSRSELRSKVGMVLQDAWLFGGSIYDNIRYGNLNATEDQVIAAAKATFVDRFVRALPEGYDTVIDEEGNNVSAGEKQLITIARAFVANPSLLILDEATSSVDTRTELLVQKAMAALRSDRTSFVIAHRLSTIRDADTILVMENGQIVEQGNHQVLLAAGGAYHRLYMSQFAGADAGETAVDDSTAVRS
- a CDS encoding McrB family protein; the protein is MTPTATAAMTRALGISKEIEDAAWFVLGPGLQGKASPLDGRTRTWSVPAAAELLDRLERGIADSKAPMMTNLRENLEGATRGAKQLAVELLFLQSLPLAHEVKSLKVKRARVAEAAGWLEPPLELPEELYAGMTDHGVIRDRTAEFNWTIWDHLKWLCRFVRNVAQRPASVVQAAIKDPLQFHRLAASTPDDQPAIRRSIEFLAWPSYFEPVVADVERQEIRDAFASLVGGAKGDSEEDVTADIHRIRLHLDEQAGQRIDWYSRQLVSQWRKVGDPGRRAWLLRTHSDNAELLTAWHGEEKVTLDVEHLRLLEPGVTAGVVQHAVDEDYKHLGYVEREDTKTAVFAFLTVMKPGDLVLYQHAGTVRLGGVLGEPEYNDDNRRLRRKVRWFDDGHTTTSLPRHVQRQLATPGIVVDATRVVQALQALLPAEAETEPDGDADGAAVVLPAQEGFRPLTQEFAASLHMELEPLQEIADLLEENRQLVLYGPPGTGKTYLAKHLAAELADDTTDERVKLVQFHPSYAYEDFFEGYRPDKTDDGQVSFKLVAGPLRRLAEEAAKPGNEKKPYFLIIDEMNRANLAKVFGELYFLLEYRDDRIYLQYSPNEPFTLPDNLYIIGTMNTADRSIAMMDAAIRRRFSFIELHPQTEPVKGSLARFLQARQLDPTPALLLDALNGAIDEWDRDLMIGPSYFMKPAAQTSAGLRRIWKYELMPLLEEHYHGQLTRAQLEERFGLDQLLGRIAAR
- a CDS encoding acyl-CoA thioesterase, which encodes MRWGDMDAYGHINNVQIVRMLEEARIAAFGPPRGAGLPGIEPPVSLFNDVPEGTLALIVDHKIRYVRTLEYRNVPAVVQVWIGAVKGASFDIHYVVQDPVTGEDCVKASSHLAFVDEASGRVQRLTQEQKERMAPYRH
- a CDS encoding PLDc N-terminal domain-containing protein — protein: MHGGRKKKTWKEMSPAGKVGTIVTAIMQVSLLVAAQRDISRRPAELINGPKAAWRAASFVNFIGPMGYFIFGRKRPATAK
- a CDS encoding 5-methylcytosine restriction system specificity protein McrC — its product is MRHLVLDELSSGLVERLDAPSASVLNSSGLAKASPMGMGLYRIEPVGKVGSVRTATVQLDVRPKDRLGLSRLLFLLSYAGEQGFRPELVAASEDLDLWSALAESLAQLAERALGRGVLQGYLTVDESLRTVKGRIRISDQISRRPGMLVPLEVSYDEFTEDIAENRILRAALERMGQVPGVRPEVLGRLRQLKGKLDGVTRLPAGAPVPPWKPTRMNLRYHAVLRLAELILRNASAEAGEGRQQTASFVVDMAQVFEDFVGTALRGAMAAYPGELRLRYNALLSEAVRDSDRLSVRPDAVHLLGGRPVVAYNAKYRAASDAGASLTADHYQMLAHSTALAVPTAWLVYAGKGEVKLRRILNTDIDIVEFPLDLSQPPSAILASVQELARQSWGEVVRQARNG